In the Setaria italica strain Yugu1 chromosome VI, Setaria_italica_v2.0, whole genome shotgun sequence genome, one interval contains:
- the LOC101771542 gene encoding L-type lectin-domain containing receptor kinase IX.1 encodes MAAASSRKFSIVSIGLLSLLLIHAPLATSLSFSFNFSGTGGDPCDAELRCERDTHIGPGFLELTKNDIRGDTFSVGRASYARPVPLWDNTTGEIASFATNFTFQIKPKVEDFFKTCNVNDSGDGMAFFLARYPSRIPPNSYGSNLALFNDSNNINATGDVVAVEFDTFLNQWDKTVNHVGIDVNSIDSKAVVNVTKGLVSEHAMTAMITYNNLTGVLQAKLRMDDGEPPYDVQWNVDMKRSLPEEVSVGFSAATGACIELHQVLSWSFSSTLEAGSSKTTKGRRGRRWLVPVIVPTAVAFVVLLCAAVGCFRNRRRIWMKLHGITEVDSDAEHEEADFERGVGPRRYRYQELVAATNSFAEEEKLGRGGFGNVYRGSLGDHDRPVAVKMFSAESSAQGRKAFEAEVKIISRLRHRNLVQLLGWCDSTKGLLLVYELVPEGSLDRHLYGSLLSWAERYMIILGLGSALRYLHTECDQCVLHADIKPSKILLDSSHGTKLGDFGLARLVAHGAGPQTTKVVMGTAGYIDPEFIRRRRPTTESDMYSFGIVLLEIATGRRPVMVQQDSVVPLLEWIWDLYDRNALLEAVDQRLMAGGLIDDGVAEWQLQRVLIVGLWCAHPDPGVRPSIVQAMNVLQSEDVTLPVLTPQVYRTTTSDSSRGGDMSWTGSGGR; translated from the exons ATGGCGGCAGCAAGCTCTCGCAAGTTTTCCATCGTGTCCATTGGTCTCTTGTCTCTACTACTGATCCATGCACCTCTTGCTACCTCACTGTCCTTTAGCTTCAActtctccggcaccggcggcgacccATGCGACGCCGAGCTAAGGTGCGAACGCGACACACATATTGGCCCTGGTTTTCTCGAGCTAACAAAGAACGACATCAGAGGCGATACCTTCAGCGTCGGGCGCGCTTCGTATGCGCGACCGGTGCCCCTCTGGGACAACACCACCGGCGAGATTGCCAGCTTCGCCACCAACTTCACTTTCCAAATCAAGCCCAAAGTCGAGGACTTCTTCAAGACATGCAACGTTAACGACAGTGGCGACGGAATGGCTTTCTTCCTCGCTCGTTACCCGTCGAGGATTCCTCCCAACAGCTATGGTTCGAACCTCGCCCTATTCAACGACAGTAACAACATCAACGCCACCGGCGACGTCGTCGCGGTAGAGTTTGATACCTTCTTGAATCAGTGGGACAAAACCGTAAATCATGTTGGTATCGACGTCAATTCCATCGATTCCAAGGCGGTCGTGAACGTGACCAAGGGCCTGGTCTCTGAACACGCCATGACTGCCATGATCACCTACAACAATCTCACAGGAGTTCTACAAGCCAAACTCCGGATGGACGACGGCGAACCGCCGTATGATGTCCAATGGAATGTGGACATGAAGCGAAGCTTGCCGGAGGAAGTGTCTGTCGGCTTCTCTGCGGCCACCGGCGCATGCATCGAGCTGCACCAGGTGCTGTCATGGTCGTTCAGCTCCACTCTAGAAGCCGGGAGCTCCAAGACTACCAAAGGCCGCCGGGGCCGACGCTGGCTAGTACCTGTGATAGTTCCCACGGCTGTGGCTTTTGTGGTGTTGCTCTGCGCCGCCGTGGGCTGCTTTAGGAACCGGCGACGTATATGGATGAAGCTTCATGGCATCACCGAGGTCGATTCTGACGCAGAACATGAGGAAGCTGACTTTGAGAGAGGAGTTGGCCCCAGGAGGTACCGCTACCAGGAGCTCGTCGCTGCCACCAACAGCTTTGCTGAGGAGGAGAAGCTTGGCCGCGGGGGCTTCGGAAACGTGTACCGGGGCAGCCTAGGTGACCATGACCGCCCGGTGGCCGTGAAGATGTTCTCGGCGGAGTCGTCGGCGCAGGGGAGGAAGGCGTTCGAGGCTGAAGTGAAGATCATAAGCCGTCTGCGGCATCGGAACCTTGTGCAGTTGTTGGGATGGTGTGACAGCACCAAGGGTCTCTTGCTCGTCTATGAGCTTGTGCCAGAAGGCAGCCTTGACAGACACCTCTACGGCAGCTTGCTCTCTTGGGCAGAGAG ATACATGATTATCCTTGGGCTGGGCTCTGCGCTGCGCTACCTGCACACGGAGTGCGACCAGTGCGTCCTGCACGCCGACATCAAGCCCAGCAAAATACTCCTCGACTCGTCACACGGCACCAAGCTAGGCGATTTCGGGCTGGCGAGGCTCGTCGCCCACGGAGCCGGACCGCAGACGACCAAGGTCGTGATGGGCACCGCAGGGTACATAGACCCGGAGttcatccgccgccgccggccaaccaCCGAGTCCGACATGTACAGCTTCGGCATCGTGCTCCTGGAGATCGCCACGGGTCGGCGGCCGGTGATGGTGCAGCAGGACAGCGTCGTCCCGCTGCTGGAGTGGATCTGGGACCTGTACGATAGAAATGCTCTTCTGGAGGCGGTGGACCAGAGGCTGATGGCCGGAGGCCTGATCGACGACGGCGTCGCCGAGTGGCAGCTCCAGCGCGTGCTCATCGTCGGGCTGTGGTGCGCGCACCCGGACCCGGGCGTGAGGCCCTCCATTGTGCAGGCCATGAACGTCCTTCAGTCGGAGGACGTGACGCTGCCGGTTCTGACGCCGCAGGTATACAGGACTACTACGTCCGACTCTTCGCGTGGGGGTGACATGTCTTGGACTGGTAGCGGGGGCAGATAA